CGGCTGGGTCCTGGCCTTGGGGCGCTCCAACATCTTCTCCAGCAGCGGGCGTAGGTTGACCGCGGGCGCCGCAGCAGTCTTTCTTCCGTCCTCCTCCTTTTCCGTGCGTCcgtccttcttctcctcggtCTTCTTCTCCTCGGGCGCTTTGACGTCCATGCCCTTGATAATCCGGCCAGCCTCGCAGCAGAGCTTCCGACGGACCTTCTCGGCGTCGAACGGGCCAGAGATGGTCACGAGATTCCTCTTTTCATCAAACGAGATAGTATTGATGTTCATCTTGTCTGCGCAACCCAGTCAATCACAATCAACAGTGATCATGCAGCCAAGTGATGGCAGATTGGCATTATCTGACTGCAGATAGAGGCGTTTGCATTGGTGAATGACTGAGTATATGGTGACGTGGGTTATACCTTTGATCTTGTGGAGGACCCTTCTGATCTTCTTGTTGCATCTCTCGCATTCAAGGTCAACCTTGACGACCATGGTGATCTGCGATGCGATACAAGGATTAAATAGATGGTTATAAACGCAGTGCTATTGGAAGTAAGCTAGGCCATGGGGGAAGTGATGTTTTACGATAGTTCTTGTTAAGGTCGATACAACACATAGACCTTAAATCTAGCAGTTAGTTCCAACCATTGGAGACGGACGGTCTAATACATGTTCTAAAGGGGCATGTATTCTCAAATCAGGAGACGAAGACCAGTTTTGTTGGCCTCTCAACTCTGTTTTGAACTATTGGCCGTGGTAAAAGCCGACTCTGCTGCTCCCAACAAGAGAAAGGAAGTGataacaaaagaagaagaagaagaaatccCAAGGGCAGCAGGTGTTCCTTATCTTACGGCGGTGGTAGTAACAAGACCGAACATTTCTTTTCTTCCGAGCAGAGAGAAATCAACAAGACCCATCACGCAAGCAAATTAAAACTGCAAGATTAACAGCAAGGACAGGACACAAAACGAGCAAGCGTCAGGATTCGTATCATTGGGTGCTGGGTGCTCTCCTCTTACCTCCTTGTCCGCCATGCGGATCGGATACGCCCGAAGCTCCGTCACCTCGCCTGTGGTGGCTGCCGAGAGAGAGGAGAATTTCtgtgacggaggaggaggaggagaagaaggaggaggaggaggaggtgcggcGGCGTCTTCAAACCAAGCCGAGGTCGCGCACGCAGAGGCGATTCGTCTTGGGGCACCACCAATCGACGACGCGTGGGCCACCCCAGGCCTTGTCGGCCCCTTTGTCCTTACTTTTTGCCTGCACAGCACATTTCAGATTTCTCCGATCCCGACAAAATGCTGAAGAGAAATGATATGCATAGAACTGACAGGGTAGAAAAGGAAAGCAGACAAAGTCTCGAGCACAAGTATGCTTCGTTGGCTTCTCGATCGAGTTTTGTGCGTGACAGCTTGCTTGCTTGATTGTCACCAGCAAACAACAAGCAGAACCAGTAGTGCTCTTTGTCTTCTGTGGCATTGAGATTGATAGGCCTTACACCACGGATTAGGCCAACAACCAGCGAGTAAATAGATAAACAATCCTGTAGCCTTTTGCCATTTGCCAATGCGGTACCGCCTTTTGTTTTCAATCATTGGCCTAGCAATCTGGAACGACGCAGGGACAAAGCGCATCATCTATTTCCTTCCAAACTGCAAGTGCTGCTGCACAACTCATTCGCCATTTGATCGTCGCGTACTGATCCTGGCCCAAAATAAAATGCTGCAACACACTACGGGAGagcctggctttgccgagtgtcgccggctttgccgagtgccaggcactcggcgaagaccggcgctcggcaaagagcctctttgccgagtgccgggaacTCAGCAAaggatggccctcggcaaagagctgacgGGGTACTTGCCGTCAGCCTTCGCCGAGTACcccccgttaggcactcggcaaagagtctttgtcgagtgcctgagttgggcactcggcaaagttttttttttgtttttttcctccaaactttttcttcaacccttacacattaagttgaagtacatcctcaaatttggcacatttctcgatctttttgctatatatccttaatttatttcatttaattgcatttttccgggaaatgtaagtttgaactccAGGTGCATCGAATCATGGAATTCGATGAGTGAAAAAATGATATTCGCGTTACttattgtattttgaggccgtttcCAGTACCACGCCCGAAGTTTCAAACATCTCACGCACGAAACATGGCGACAAAATTGCGGgtgaagtgttttttaattatataaaatgcaaacaaagttcgaaaatcatgaaacttggtgaCGCATCTTtacatcacatgtggaggctatggtaaaaatttgagaacattTCGCGCATGTTGTCACGTAGGATGGTTACAAACCTAGACATCTCACGTGAGATGTCTAGGTTTCTAACCATCCTACGTGACAATGTGCGCGAAATATTCtccaatttttaccatagcctccacatgtgatgtaaagacgcgtcaccaagtttcatgatttttgaacttcgtttgcattttatataattaaaaaacacttcacCCGTAATTTTGTCGCCATGTTTCGTGCGTGAGATGTTTGAAACTTCGGGCGTGCTCCTGGAAACAGCCTCAAAATACAATAAGTAAtgcgaatatcatttttccactcgTCGAATTCCatgattcgatgcacctgcagttcaaacttacatttcccagaaaaatgcaattaaatgaaataaattaaggatatatagcAAAAAGATCGAGAAATGTGCCAAATTTGAGGATGTACTTCAACTTAATGTATAAGGGCCGAAGAAAAAATTTAgaggcaaaaacaaaaaaaaattatgctttgccgagtgcccaactctggcactcggcaaagactctttgccgagtacctAAGGGGGGGCACTCGGCGAAGGTGAAAGTTCTTAAAAAAACACGGATGATTTCGGATTTTTTTTAAtctgagctttgccgagtgccagatctgcggcactcggcaaagaggtaagttttttttcttttaagtacggttgtttctttttttttaaaaaagaaaactctttgccgagcgccatatctacggcactcggcaaagatatttgaaaaaaaaataaaaatcctttgccgagtgccagttcgTGGGCATTCGGCAAAGGAAAGGAAATGTCCTACAGCCGGCCCACCCCGAAGCCCCATCGGCCACACACACACCAACACGCCCCCGCACCCGTCTCTgtgacccgccgccgccgcccggccgccacccccccccccccgccggtgAGCCCCGCCCCCGCCGGCGAGCCCCGcgcccccatccccatccccgcgCCGCGTCCCCGCCCTACGCCCCCAgcaccgccgcccgcgcccgcccccaGCCCCGCCGCCCCGCCGCCCGCTGCTGCGGGCCCGCGCTGCGCTGGCGGCCACCGACCCTGCCGCTCTGGCCTACCCGCCCCCACCCGCGCGCCcgcctctcctcccctcccctcccctccgcgcCCCACCCGCGCCCCCGCCGACGCCACTAAACGCCGGCGGCCCGCTGCCGccggagaaggagagggagggccgccTTCACCTCCCCTCCCTGTGGGGGCCACGCCTAGCCCGCCCCCCCTCGCCGTTGGttcttggaggggaggaggcagaggtgaagtaggaggaaggagaagaggagaaggaggaaggggaagagaaggagaagaagaggaaaagaagagaagaaggggaagaaggagaggaggaaggaggaaggggaagagaaggagaaggaggaggaagaaggaggagttCTCAACGTCTTCTTCTGCGCGTGCATGTCCCGCCACCGCCCAAGGTATATGCATCGTCCCtttgtgaatgtcggccttcgtgccattgtgaatgtcgtgaatgtcggccttcgtgccgttattttttgcaggttttggaaacctccctgtacaggggaggttctaccgaaattttcaacttatagtgttgtgtttcttgttttgcagagcaggacctgtcggaggggacccgtagtacctaggcgaccccgatcgtcttcgtcggtgctgcggtcctgcctgcacagcctcgcctcgccactgcaccgactcgccattgccccgctagcctgactctaccgccaccctaggtataaataacctctcttccttatggttgtcgtagatcggtgtaacccagttaggcgtctcccgtccgaaagagatacggttggaagtatgcagatctttgcatatgtataaccgtatctgttttggattgtccacgttttttggacagcccgcggatgcatagacgaggttagtttccatggtctgctccaatccgagacagagttttggcatcacctccatgttgttctccggatacacactctccctgccaggacgtgtatctggagaacagcggggaggtgctgccgaaattctgtctcggctcggagtagaccatggaaactaacctcgtctatgcatccgcgggtgggattaggacctatcctcacctattagatagtaggaacaccacgtAGAGGCAGTTGATGGTTACGTTACTCGTTGATATCTattttagaggatggatgactgtgagtggatgtacacgggatacagaagtcagagtgattttAGCACTGAATGGGGGCAGAAGACCGAGGCTTTCTTGGACCGTGCATTCGGTAGGGGTGCGAATAGAGTGCATCTAATGAAGTGTCCTTGCAGCATGTGTGCAAACAGAAAATGGCAAAAGAAGGAcaacatgggtaaacatcttcaGAAGCATGGCTTTATGCCGAAGTATACCCGGTGGATCCACCACGGTGAAGCCCATCGGATGAGAGAGgaagtggtgagaccacgcctcgagcatgttgatgatgatggcgggcttgcagacatgttagatgactatcAACAAGCATAGATCCCTGATGGACGTGCGGAGGAGACGGAGGCATCTgcaaaggcgttctatgacatgatgtcttcggcacagaaaccccttcatgatcggaCAACGGTTTGTCAACTTGATGCCATTGGACGCGTGATGGGGTTCAAGGCCAAGATCAACATGGGTCGACAacacttcgatggtatgttggccttgattgctagcatgcttccggagggccacgtTCTGCCAAAGAGCCTGTACGAATGCCAGAAACTCCTTGATGGACTCAAGATGCCTTACGAGCAGATACATGTTTGTTCGAATGGGTGTGTcctctttaggaaagaacatgagcatgaaaagtactgtccaaagtgcaaatcctccaggtacctggaggtaaaCTCTGGGGATGGCCACAAGAAGCAGCTTACCGTCCCGATGAAAATCTTACGGTACCTCCCATTCGTGCCGAGgttccaatggctatacatgagcgaggaatccgctaagcagatgacgtggcacaaatagggcacacgatacaatcctgacaagatggtacatccgtccgatggtgaagcatggaaccactttgatggcattcatcatgagaaagcatcAGAGCCTCGTAacgtacgtgttgcgctggcaacagatgggttcaatccttatggtttGATGGCTGCCccctacacatgttggcccgtgttcgtcatccccctcaatctccccccggtgTCGCCTTTGAACgtcagaacgtattcttgtcattgataattcctggacacccggggaagaagatgggtgtcttcatggagcctctaattgatgaattggtcagtgcttgggaggatggggtatggacatacgacagaGCTACAAAGAcacccttcaaaatgcacgtttggtaccagtactccatgcatgacttcctagcgtatgggatattctccggttggtgtgtccacgggaagttcccatgtccATTATGCAAGGATCGTCTGATGTTCATCTGGctcaagaagggtggcaagtattcgtcgttcgacaaacatcgtcaattcctccctcccGAGCATCCATTCAggcaagacaccaagaactttacgaaaggtgtcgtagtgacagaacctgcaccacagatgatgactggtgctgagattcatgcttagatagatgctctcgtggagAATCAAGAAGGTGATGGCTTCGTGGGATACAGCGAggaacacatgtggactcataagtcgggcttgacgaggctcccctattttgatgaccttcttatGCCACATtacattgatgtcatgcacacagaaaagaatgtcgccgaggcactctgGGGAACAATCATGGAAActaaaaagtcaaaggacaaccctaaggctagagtggacctggcagagTTGTGTGATAGACCACATCAAGAGATGCGTGCTCCTGGAGGCGGCAAgacatggaaaaggcctaaggcagaTTTCGTCTTGACCCCCagacaaaggagggaagtactccaatggatccagacgttaatgttccctgatgggtatgcagcgaatctgattAGGGGAGTGAACTTAACTACTCTCCAAGTGAACGGGATGAACAGTCAcaactaccacatatggattgagcggcttcttccgataATGGTTCGAGGCTTTGTCCCTGAGCACATATGgacagtgctggcagagttgagctacttcttcCGCCAGctctgtgccaaggagttatctcggaccgtgattgctgacttggaaaaaGTGGCACCTGTTTTGctttgcaagttggagaagatctttccacccggcttcttcaatccgatgcagcatctgatattgcacctcccgtatgaggcatgaatggggggcccatgcaggcccgttggtgctatccaatcgagagatgcctAAAGACACTTCGGAAAAAGTGTAAAAACAAaggcaaaattgaggcttccattgcaagtGCATTCactatggaggaggtgtcaaacttcacaacattgtATTATTCTGACAACCTTCCAAGTGTGCATAATCCACCTCCTTGTTACAATGCTAACGAAAATGCCTCgagcctcagccttttccaagggcaacttggaagagCAGGTGCATCGACCAATAAGCCCCTGACAAATGTGGAGTGGCACAAAATCATGTTATATGTGCTGACCAACCTTGAAGAGGTGGACCCATATATTGCGTAAGTTCTCAATGGACTTGTTTTCTAATATGTCaactacttgatgacgtgtaggtgattccttggtggtgcaACGGGTGCCCTGTGGCTTGGGCgaagatggtggacaggtggttaaGCGCGGAGTGGGCCGCTCAGCACGCGGCTGCCCGGCAACGGTGTTTGTTCatgccaggtgtatcacaccatcaaggcaaccgcaaCCTCTCCGGATACGCCCGAGCATGGGTATGTGGTCATGTTTCTATTCTTCTTGCTTTCGTtgaactcggcaaagaattctaatcatcttgttttcGTTCTTGCAGTCGGCGGCACATCAAGGCCAAGAGTGCTCCAACTTCGCCGCATttgccatggcacacaagggcaaggcgtcgtccgacgtctccttcaacccagACGACCCGGCCGAGGCGTACACAAACTCGAGCGCCTACGAGAAAATCACGGAGTACACGGCGGCGGCAAGGTCGACCCATGGGCCGGAGTACGATCCACGGACCGACAACATTGATGCAAACATCGTCATGAGGATtggacaaggcaagaagcatggccgctactggattggcgacagcgtgatcgacacggcctctactcccactctctcccagatccgagcatagAGCACGATCGCCTCCTCACTCCCGGCGATACGCTCATGGCCGGGCACTGCACAGCACTGGGTCGACACACTCCAGGTTATtcatgttttactcgtcgtacattgatctttacacaactctatttcctttgcattattgtaacattagcTTTGCAACAATTTGTAGGCCCAGGTGGAAGAAGCAAACATGAGGGCCCAGGAGCTGGAGCTAGGGTTGGCGGCCGAGCGGGCCGCGCGGGAGGCCGACAAACTCGCCCAGGAGAAAAGGTTGGCGGACATTATTGCCTGGATGCAAACTATGACGGGTGCTGCTATGCCTCCTGGGTTAATGGGTCCACCTCAGCCTCCTCACTCCGCTACTACAGTGAGTAATGTCACACATGCAAGGAATTGCTACAATCGCTATTCAACTAATCTTGtctcatgcaatctcttctc
This sequence is a window from Miscanthus floridulus cultivar M001 chromosome 10, ASM1932011v1, whole genome shotgun sequence. Protein-coding genes within it:
- the LOC136485851 gene encoding protein PYRICULARIA ORYZAE RESISTANCE 21-like; amino-acid sequence: MADKEITMVVKVDLECERCNKKIRRVLHKIKDKMNINTISFDEKRNLVTISGPFDAEKVRRKLCCEAGRIIKGMDVKAPEEKKTEEKKDGRTEKEEDGRKTAAAPAVNLRPLLEKMLERPKARTQPAPCTCCCGCSCDKQTTQPPTAQVVVAVPSVWPASASSVSGHGYETPSSYYGVPVYSIEGWY